In Rhodococcus sp. 4CII, the DNA window GGGATGGGACGCACGCTCGACCACCGGTCACGACTTCGACCTCGACGCGAGCGCATTGGTGACCGGCGAGAGCAAGCGGGTCCTGTCGGACCAGCACTTCGTGTTCTACAACAACCTGCGCTCACCCGACGGGTCCATCGAGCACACCGGCGACAACCTCACCGGCGACGGTGACGGCGACGACGAGGTCATCAACGTCGACCTCAAAGCGGTGCCGCCGAACGTCACCAACATTTTCTTCCCGGTCTCCATCCACGATGCGCAGGCGCGGGGGCAGAGCTTCGGGCAGGTCACCAACGCATTCATCCGCGTGGTAGACCGCAGCACCGGCAACGAACTGGTGCGCTACGACCTGACCGAGGACGCTTCCATCGAGACGGCAATGGTGTTCGGTGAGCTGTATCGGCATGGCGGCGAGTGGAAGTTCCGCGCGATCGGTCAGGGCTACGCCTCCGGCCTGGCGGGCATCGCCCGCGACTACGGAGTCAACATCTAGTCCATCGCCGGAGGTCGATGTCGCGTCCTGCGGCGCCGCCTCCCGTCATGTACGGCAGTGGTGAGGCAGCCCGGACTCCGGTTGGATACGCTGTATAGCAGTGTCATTCACCCGATCGACACGGAGCGCGGGCCCTCGACCACCACTCGGGCGAGCTCGTTCGCTTCGGGCACCGCGGGCTTGTGCTATTCGGCACGAATCGCTGCAGCGTCACCGCTGTGGGCTGTTGGCTGTCCCGGACCGTTGGTGGGACATCCTGGTAGAAGCGCCCCACCAGCACGAGGTTTCGGTGGTTCGTTCGCGCTCATCGAACGGCCCATCGAATAGCTCTCGTGCGAAATTCAATTCACTCTCCATTGACCGACTACTGCGCAACCATGAACGGAGCCCCGCATGCCTGACTCAGGCTCCCCCGGGTGGTATCCCAACCCATCGGGAGCACCCAACTCGGTCCGCTACTGGGACGGCCAGACTTGGACGGAGACGCGACAGCTCGATGCACCTGCCGCCCGGCTGCACCCACGGGCACATCTGCGTCGGCCCCACCACCCAAGCACAAC includes these proteins:
- a CDS encoding DUF2510 domain-containing protein, encoding MPDSGSPGWYPNPSGAPNSVRYWDGQTWTETRQLDAPAARLHPRAHLRRPHHPSTTARPCGLQQVPWSSLRSSSDSLCSATAPRMTPSTDAQAPWPIG
- a CDS encoding TerD family protein; this translates as MGVTLAKGGNVSLDKQAPNLTAVAVGLGWDARSTTGHDFDLDASALVTGESKRVLSDQHFVFYNNLRSPDGSIEHTGDNLTGDGDGDDEVINVDLKAVPPNVTNIFFPVSIHDAQARGQSFGQVTNAFIRVVDRSTGNELVRYDLTEDASIETAMVFGELYRHGGEWKFRAIGQGYASGLAGIARDYGVNI